TCAGGTGATATGGTGCCTGCTGATTCTTAATTGATCTGCACAGAAGTCATATATATTAGGAGCCCAAGTAGTCAGGATAAATTTGATCATTGCTTGTCTTGTGGAGCCATACCTTCGAAGTGTGATCCCCTTGACCTAGGGTTTGTcaactttgtttttttagtCTCGTGTTAGACAAGTCTCCAGGAAGTCCATTGTGGCTTGTTGTGTTTTGTTCTGTTCAGTTTCTCCATTTCAAGATGTCAAAGGGAATGCTACATGAGGACCTTCTGCCTTACTGTGAAATTTCTCATTTGATTCAACTATTAAAATCCTATGATCCATCATGCATTTGTTAGTTCAATGTGTGACCTGTGACCTAGAATTTGCTATGTTTTTGAACACGGTAGTCATTTGTCATGTCTGTATCTTATTGAATTACTCACCGTCTCTTATCTGTTTGACAGCAGAGAGCGTCAGAATCTGTGAAGTATTCGAAGCCAGTGCAGGcaaaggatgaggaggaggttgtggatgaggaagatgaggaggagCATGGGGATACCTTGTGCGGGGCATGTGGAGAGAACTATGCCGCGGACGAGTTTTGGATATGTTGCGACATGTGTGAGAAGTGGTTCCATGGGAAGTGCGTGAAAATTACTCCTGCCAGGGCTGAGCAcatcaagcaatacaagtgcCCTTCGTGCAGCAACAAGAGAGCACGGCCTTGACACAAGGGACATCGTACTCTGAATCTTTCACAATGTCGTGTCAATTTGGGCAAGGCTATCTGTTTAGGGTTCTTATGTTTGTGTCCTGTACGCAGATTATTTGCATTGGATACCTCGGCCTCGGATCTCGTCATGTTGGATATGTTCATATATGGCAATTCGTAGGCCTTCACCTGTTTATCACGTTGCATGTGTGGTAGTTTCGACTCTTTTATGTTATTTGGCCTAGTGATAGCCTTCCTCTACTTGTTTTCGACCTCGATTTTTCTAATGTCTTATAATTAGCGCGGGGTGTCAAGACAGCTGATGCCTTGATCGACCGTCATTCTTAGCTTTGGAATGTGAACGATGCATGGCGATGGGTTCACACAGTTCGCTTATGGTCAATGAGTTTTTGGTGACTTTTGTTGGAGCCTATTGTCGGCGTTGATTGACCGAGATTGAGTTCACTTTAAGATCTTATATCAGAATTATGAAAGACCCAAAAAGAGGGGGAATTATTGTACTCAAGTCCGCATGATCTGGTAAAATTGTTATATCAGGTTATATTATAGGATAGTGACACAAATAATCATTGAATTTTAACTCAGTACAATACTAACCTAAGGTAAAATGTCgtttatgaattttcaataatttttcacTCAATGTGCAATATTAACTTGAGATGAAATATTATCTAtgactttttaatttgtttaatataattcgTAGGTATCAAATGTTTTGAAatcatatttgataaattaaaattttatgaataatattatatattaggtTCAAGTTTAGAAttggtattaaaaaaattaagagttcGGATCACGCTACAtgctatttgtgtcatttttctgATAGTATGTTCGTACCACGGTCATTTCCGCAACAGGAATTTATAGTTTAGCGCCGATGTCGATGGATTTTGCGGTTGCACGGTTGTTTTGACTTTCTTGCGactgctttttttctttttctttttctttttttccttcattcgTTCTTCCCCCAATGGAATGGCAGCTGAATAGTCAAACGGCAGACGTAGAATAGTCAAATTCGGACAGCTATGGAAGCTTCTCACCTTCCTCGAGCCCCACGAACCCCGCGAAGGTCTTCCCTGCGACACAGAGATTGACCCACCATCTCATGGCCATCCTTCGTGGCGAAGATTCATGATGAACGGGGAGATCCTAGGCAATAAGATcagttagagagagaaagagagagagagagggatggagATGGAGAGCCAGAAGCTCATGGAGGCGGTCCAGAACGGCGACGTCTCGGCCGCCGTGGACCTCCTCGACCAAGACCCTCTCCTCCTCGACAGGATCATCGTCCTCGGCGTCTCCGACACGCCCCTCCACGCGGCCTCCGTGCTCGGCCACGCCGACCTCGTCCGGGAGCTGCTGCGCCGCGCCCCCCGGCTCGCCTCCGAGCAGGACTCCCGGGGCAACTCGCCGCTCCACCTGGCCGCCGGCAAGGGCCACGGCGAGATCGTGGGCGAGCTCCTGTCGGCCGAcccggcggcggcgtcggcgcgGAACCTCGACGGGCGGGCGCCGATCCACGTGGCGGCGATCAAGGGCCGGGTCGACGCGGTGGGACGGATGGTCGGGGCCGTCGGGGCCGGGGCGGCTCGCGAGGTGACCGACCGGGGCGAGACGGCGCTGCACTTGGCGGTGGCGAACGGGAAGACGGAGGTGGTGAGGGCGGTGGTCGGGGCGGTGGGCGGAAGTGACAGGGCGGAGCTGGTGAATTGGAAGGACTGCGACGGGAATAGCGTCTTGCACATCGCCGTCGCCAAGAAGCAAATTGAGGTATCCTCTTCTAAGATCGATGCATTGACCGACTTGTGTGGTCAGtttaaagtttgagattttgctTGTGACATGCTTTGACAACTGACTCGGATCGTCCGTAGTTACACATGAGAATCATGGAAATCGTTCGGAGGCGACACTTGTTTCTGCTAATGTTGATAATCAGGGAATAAATGAACTTGCCCTTGTATTGATACAGAGATGAACTCGATGCTGTGTGTAATTGTACATCCTAGTGCTAGAACATGAATTCTCAAGTTATGGCCTGCTATTCATTTGCCTAAACCATTTTCATTGTATGACAGAAACTTATCTGCTGTGATCTTCTTGCAGACCATTAAATTCTTGCTTGCCATCCCGGGAGTGAACATAAACCTGATCAACAAGATTGGCTCAACCCCACTAGATGTGCTTAAGCAGTCTCCAAGAGACCTCCAGGACATGGAAATCGAAGACTCTCTTCTAAATGAGGGAGCTTTGAGATCCAAGTCGATCTACCCATTTGACCGTGACTCAGAACAGATACAGCTTCCTCAGCTTTCGCGCGAAGCGCCAACCTCTCCATTACTCGTCTCAGAAAAAAGCCCTTCGAAGAATAAACTGCCGGCAAGGAAAAGGGCAAATGAGATCAGCCAACATAGATCCTCCCTTATGGTGGTTGCGTCGCTGATTGCCACTGTGGCCTTCCAGGCTGCCATCACCCCTCCAGGCGGTGTGTGGCAGAGTGATTACACTGTCGACGAGAATGGCAACCCCGTGAAGGAGCCTCATAATGCAGGTACTATCTACTCTGTCCTTCGACGATCAAACTGGGTTGTATGTAACCACTCGTGCCATGTTAGCATATCCCTTCTTTTTCCAAAAGGATTAGGTTGCTGTAGTTGATAACTCCATGCTGATGTTAAATTGTCGTATGTAAACAAGAAATTTATATCTAGGCCTTACAATTGTACGTTAAGAAATTGCTGGAACTTACATTGGAGCTAAAAAGGACATACATTCCTGACTCTGATTAATTCTGTTTATTACGATTTGGTGAACCCTCCATGATCTACGATGCAGGGACTTCTATAATGGCCCACAACCAAAGAAAAGAGTACGggctcttcttcatcttcaacacctTGGCCTTCCTCTCGTCCCTGAGCATCATCCTCCTGCTGGTGAGCGGGCTCCCCATAAAGCGGCGCCGCTGGATGTGGGTGCAAATGGTGACCATGTGGATCGCCATGACTGCGCAGGTGATCACCTACTTCATCGCGCTGAGGCACATGACACTGGACAAAAGCGAATCCGATGTTCTCCCGGTGCTGAAGGACGTGACTGAGGTTGCAGTGCTTGCCTGGTTCTGCCTTATGGGGGTGGTGTTCGTAGGGAACCTTGGGAGGGTGTGCCTGTATTACCTGAGGAAGAAGGGTTatatcaagaagaagaagaagagagcggAGGAGGCAAGGGCTTTACCGGCCGATGCGGATGAAGAGGAAGGGCTGTGAAACTGAGCGAGTTATATTCATAAAGATGTACATAGTGAgtaattctgaaatttttatctGAATCTTTGGTGTCCATATGATTCAAAAGGAATCAtgtagaataatttttttctcttctgtgTCTTCTTCAAAAGTTTCCACTTCTGCATTGTTTGTTGGTTATACTTTTATCATCTCATACTAagatagaaaattttgaaactttgcTCAACAGCTATTGAATTTACAATGTCAATCTGCTTGCAATTTCTGGGCTTTCTATGTTCCAGTTATCTTGACAtgcttgttcccaatagctgcAGGATTTGCTATTATGATGTCCTGACAAGTTAACAACAATTCCGAAAATTTAACTGAAACTAACTGGCTGGGCTGTCATTCTCTTTGCTGTAACTTCTGGTGTATCGTCTCAATTTGAACGTTAACTTGAGTGATTACTTGGGATGAAGTGAGCCATGTGGTATGCGACATAACATGACTCAGATCGAACGCGAACTTACAATTTTCTTCTCGATCTCATTGCCATGACACTCGCTCCTCTGTTCTTGTTGGCGTGATACAAGTTTGGTTGTCGAAGTGAGTTATAATTTGAGCATATGAATACGAAGTTCTCTCTCTTCTGGTCCTTATGAATAAGTAAGGAAACGCCATTCAATGCGTTCATCATCTCTGGAGGAGAATCCTTCAATCAGTGATGCATTTCAAGTGCCTAACAGCTCGAGTGAAACTCGAACTGCAATGCCAAAGTATATACATTCAAAATCGATGGAAATCGATATGTTTAGTGACGATGTTGCTCCACGTGACATTATGAATAGTCTTTTGTATGCTGAGTTTGTGACCTGACTCAACAAGTTAGATCTGTGAAATTTTACTCGTTTGATATGTTGAAACTAATCGATTAATGAAAACCATTTGTGGTGGAAAAAAATTGTGTATgataaaagttaggaaaataaatttcttaacctgaaaatgaaaagacattttcataaaaaaaattatttctcggcTTTTGTGAACTCAGGCCCTAGTGTTAGGGCATTAGGCATAGGCACTAGAGCCTTAGGCTTTGATCTCGATAGATCCAAGCACTAGTGTTGGGGACTTAGGCGCTAGTGTCGGGGTCCCGAGCCCAGGCTCGATGGATCTAGGCCTAGCCAAAAATGGTTCTTAGAAATAAGCATTAGGGTTTTTGCACCCCAGGTCCCCACGTAGCATTTGTGATCTAAGCACCAAGATTAGTTATATTTGGAAGAatgattttcgaatttttaaagaagaaattattttcttaaaataagtatagtttttttgttgactcattttttctaaatgattcaaatgtcaaaaaatgaagaaatatatttttttaaagaaatatttttcacaaaataaatatagCTTAACTACTAATAGGCAAGAGGATGGTTAGAccacccaaaaacaaaaaccttCACTACTTGTATTACACATGCCATTAATAGCATTCACCCAAAAACCATTCCACAAACCATCGAGGTTTTTCTTGAGCTCatcatttttaaacaaaaaagtaCACTTATGAACTATCTACTTTCAAACGGGCTCATTTTCGCAGCACCTAACTTCAGAACTTAGTTTATGATGCAAATTTATTAGAAATCAAGGCCATGTTTGATAACCATTCAAATAAggcttgattttgattctttgttcttgaGAGTAGTttgggaacaaaattgtgtttggtaaaatttttattctcaagaacaaatttctattttttttgttctcggaagtatatttggaacataatcaaaaataataataaaaaaaattaattcttgttctaagaacaaatctaagaatcaaaacaactctttttcttcttctcttttcttattctttatCGACCGCCCCGTCTGTCGCcatccgccaccgccgccgatCGCTGGCGAGACTCTAGCGAGGTCGCTGGAGGCAAGCTCAACCACCACCGGCAAGGCTCAGGCGGCTTGGCTtcgccaccggtgaggctcggttGACGAGGGCCGCCTCGCCAAGGGCGGTGACGCTCCAGTGAGGTTGCCGGACCGGAGAccggctgaagaagaagaagaatatgagaaaaaaaaggaaaaaaaaaaggaaaagaatgaaaaagtataaaaattatttaaaaattaaaagaaattgatttggaatagaatcaatgaaTACGATATTAAACGCGattattccaaaataaaaattttgagcagtttcaaacggtttaaaatgtttaggatctatttccagaaaatcaaaataaataaaaaatcatttttgatcgGAATCTACTATcgtcaaaaatcaaaataaataaaaaatcattttgatcGAATCGACTCGCGCCCTAAGTTAATGTTTTCGATCCAACGACAAATTGAATCTacttctcaaaaaataaaatttcaaatcccCATTTttctccccgccgccgccgccccccccttttttcttttgcgacTGGACACGAAGGAAGCGCGACGCCCCAAAA
This genomic stretch from Eucalyptus grandis isolate ANBG69807.140 chromosome 3, ASM1654582v1, whole genome shotgun sequence harbors:
- the LOC104436443 gene encoding ankyrin repeat-containing protein At5g02620; the encoded protein is MEMESQKLMEAVQNGDVSAAVDLLDQDPLLLDRIIVLGVSDTPLHAASVLGHADLVRELLRRAPRLASEQDSRGNSPLHLAAGKGHGEIVGELLSADPAAASARNLDGRAPIHVAAIKGRVDAVGRMVGAVGAGAAREVTDRGETALHLAVANGKTEVVRAVVGAVGGSDRAELVNWKDCDGNSVLHIAVAKKQIETIKFLLAIPGVNINLINKIGSTPLDVLKQSPRDLQDMEIEDSLLNEGALRSKSIYPFDRDSEQIQLPQLSREAPTSPLLVSEKSPSKNKLPARKRANEISQHRSSLMVVASLIATVAFQAAITPPGGVWQSDYTVDENGNPVKEPHNAGTSIMAHNQRKEYGLFFIFNTLAFLSSLSIILLLVSGLPIKRRRWMWVQMVTMWIAMTAQVITYFIALRHMTLDKSESDVLPVLKDVTEVAVLAWFCLMGVVFVGNLGRVCLYYLRKKGYIKKKKKRAEEARALPADADEEEGL